Below is a genomic region from Roseovarius arcticus.
GTCGGGCGCGTGCCCGCCGCCAGCGCCTTCGGTGTGAAACGCATGGATCGTGCGGCCTTTCAGCGCCGCGACCGTGTGTTCGACAAAGCCGGATTCATTGAGCGTATCGGTGTGGATCATCACCTGTACGTCCATCGCATCGGCCACTGACAGGCAACAGTCGATGGCTGCGGGGGTGGTGCCCCAGTCTTCGTGCAGCTTCAACGCGCAGGCCCCCGCCTTCACCTGTTCCTCAAGCGCCGCAGGCAACGAAGCGTTGCCTTTTCCTGCAAACGCGAGGTTCATCGGAAAGGCATCTGCGGCCTGAAGCATGCGCCCGATATGCCAGCCGCCGGGGGTGCAGGTCGTGGCCAATGTGCCATGGGCGGGGCCGGTCCCGCCGCCAAGCATGGTGGTCAGGCCGGAATGCAGAGCGTCCTCGATCTGCTGCGGACAAATGAAATGGATGTGGCTGTCAAATCCGCCTGCGGTGAGTATCCGTCCCTCTCCGGCGATGATCTCGGTTCCCGGACCGATGATGATGTCCACGCTCGGTTGGGTGTCGGGGTTGCCTGCCTTGCCGATCTTGGCAATCCGCCCGTCTTTCAGGCCGACATCGGCCTTGTAGATGCCCGAATGGTCCACAATCAGCGCATTGGTAATCACAGTATCGACCGCTCCGCCTGCGCGGGTCACCTGAGACTGCCCCATGCCATCGCGGATCACTTTGCCGCCGCCAAATTTAACCTCTTCGCCGTAGCTAAGCGTATTGCGGCCCGTCCGCTCTGCGGTCAGGTCCCGCTCGACCTCGATGATGAGCTCAGTATCAGCAAGGCGGACTCTGTCGCCTGTCGTGGGGCCGAACATGGCGGCATAGTCACTGCGTTTGATGGTTGCGGGCATCAAAGATCCCCCATCACGGTCTGATTGAAGCCGAAGATCCGGCGCGCACCTGCGATCGGGATCAGTTGAACTTCTCGACGCTGGCCGGGTTCGAACCGCACGGCAGTGCCGGCCGCAATGTCGAGACGGCAGCCACGGGCCGCGTCACGGTCAAACGCAAGTGCCGGATTGCTTTCGGCAAAATGGTAGTGGCTGCCAACTTGCACCGGACGGTCACCGGTGTTGGCCACCATCAGCGTGATCGCCTGTCGGTCAGGGTTCAGCGTCAGGGTGCCTTCGGCGGGAAACACCTCGCCCGGTATCATGGTCGGGACGCTGCTTTGCGGCGACGCAGGACGACAAGTAACAGCACGCCAGCAATAGCCAAAGACGCAACAAGCCAGTTGAAATCACCTGCATGGCTATGAGCCGTTTGCTCGACATGCGCCATTGCGGGCGCGGCCATGACGGCGGCAAAAATGGCGTAAACGAAAACCTGTGAACGGAGCATTGAGGGCAGTCCTTATCTGATAGGGTTGTGAACAGTTACGAGTTTGGTTCCGTCGGGGAATGTGGCTTCAACCTGCACTTCGGGGATCATCTCAGAGATGCCTTCCATACATTGCGCGCGCGTAATGACATGGGCACCTGCCTGCATCATGTCCGCAACGCTGCGGCCATCACGCGCACCTTCAACGACCGCATCGGTGATCAGCGCGATCGCTTCGGGGTGGTTCAGCTTCACCCCCCGCGCGAGGCGCTTGCGGGCCACTTCGGCCGCCATCGAAATCAGCAATTTGTCGCGTTCACGAGGGGTCAGTTGCATGTCAGGTCATCCATGATCGGGGAAG
It encodes:
- a CDS encoding urease subunit gamma, with the translated sequence MQLTPRERDKLLISMAAEVARKRLARGVKLNHPEAIALITDAVVEGARDGRSVADMMQAGAHVITRAQCMEGISEMIPEVQVEATFPDGTKLVTVHNPIR
- a CDS encoding urease subunit beta, with protein sequence MIPGEVFPAEGTLTLNPDRQAITLMVANTGDRPVQVGSHYHFAESNPALAFDRDAARGCRLDIAAGTAVRFEPGQRREVQLIPIAGARRIFGFNQTVMGDL
- the ureC gene encoding urease subunit alpha is translated as MPATIKRSDYAAMFGPTTGDRVRLADTELIIEVERDLTAERTGRNTLSYGEEVKFGGGKVIRDGMGQSQVTRAGGAVDTVITNALIVDHSGIYKADVGLKDGRIAKIGKAGNPDTQPSVDIIIGPGTEIIAGEGRILTAGGFDSHIHFICPQQIEDALHSGLTTMLGGGTGPAHGTLATTCTPGGWHIGRMLQAADAFPMNLAFAGKGNASLPAALEEQVKAGACALKLHEDWGTTPAAIDCCLSVADAMDVQVMIHTDTLNESGFVEHTVAALKGRTIHAFHTEGAGGGHAPDIIKICGEEHVLPSSTNPTRPFTVNTLEEHLDMLMVCHHLDKSIPEDVAFAESRIRRETIAAEDILHDMGAFSIIASDSQAMGRVGEVLIRTWQTADKMKKQRGRLAEETGDNDNFRVRRYIAKYTINPAIAHGISREIGSIEEGKRADLVLWNPAFFGVKPEMVVLGGTIVMAQMGDPNASIPTPQPVYSRPMFGAFGRSVENSAVVFVSQAAQADGIGKSLGLAKQTIAVRNTRDIGKKDLLLNTATPKIDVNPETYEVRADGELLTCEPASVLPMAQRYFLF